The DNA sequence CTTTGGATTTTCAGCATTTGTGGTGTTATTTCCCATATTATGTGTCGGGGTGATTTATTTTATTGAAACCTTTGATAATATTAAGAGCACTTTTTTTGCGCGAATTGATGCCAGTGAAAAGAAGTCTCCTTCTCCTGTTGATTTATGGGTTGATAAATTGAATGAACTTCCTCATAATGATAGAAAGGAAATTATCTTCAATAGCGATGGGGAATCTATACTCTACATTTATAATTTTAGATCAATTTATAACCCCAGGGAGATATCACGATCCGATCAAGAATGGATGGCAAAAGGAGAGGAGATTCTTATTAAGAATAATTATGACTCTGTCCTATATACAGCCAAAAAGCTGGGAGTGAGAAAGGTGGTTCCTCTCTATCATGATCACTATGATAGGTCCACCAAGGTAGGATATTATATTGATGTAGATGAAGGGCGTAGCCGAATTGCTGATGATACTTTACGTGATATTGTCAATAAACACAGACCTTCTATTAAAGGGGGAGTACGAGAAGAGCGGCACTTATCTTGGAGGTCATGTTCTCATTATGATTTATCTGTTATTGATTTTCAGAAATTGCCGAGGGAGCACAAGTCAAAAAAAGGCATGGATTTTATTTATCAAGATACGATCAATGTGGGGGCCGTTAAAGTGTTGGAAGGTGTTCGAACAGCCGATTATTTTTATGTACCCACCTTTTATGCTTCATTTGAACTTCCAGACTCATTAGAGGTTAAAACGTTTTATCCAGGTGATGTTTTTGCCAATTCTAATGATATTGTTTCTCAAATTGAGAGCCGTCGCTACAGGGGTATGCCATTTACCCCTTATTCTCCCTTGGTATTTTCTACCAGGTTCAGATTGTTTAGGCCTAAGTCCATTGACGATGTTAGAGGGAAGAGGACACGCATAACCAATATTCATTTCATAATGGAGGATGAAGCGCATGAATTTCATTTCTTTTTTAAATTGGTATATGTTTTTGAAATGGACTATAAAGGGGATTATTTTGATAAGCCGAATAAAGCAAGTTGATTTTTGTGGTTTGCATTTTTTTAATTCTATTTTCTCCTATATAGGGAGTTTAGTTTATTTTTATCCATAGAAACAGATGGATCAAGAGGCAATAATTTCAATAAGGACATGAGGTACCCGCCCTGTTGATAAGCAATGCACAATAATTTTGTATATTTACCCTATCATTAGCAAAATGAACCACCGATGAACCAAAGAAGAGCATTACCTATTGGCATACAGACTTTTGAAGATCTACGCATAAGTAAAGATGATTACCTATACATTGATAAGACTCAGTATGTTTACGAAATGACAAAGCTCTCTAAAGGATATTATTTCCTTTCTCGTCCTCGTCGTTTTGGGAAATCCATGCTCTGCTCAACTTTGGAATCTCTTTTTGAAGGCAAGAAAGAACTGTTTGAAGGGCTTTATATCTATGATCAATGGAATTGGGAAGAAAGCTATCCAGTGATCCGAATGGATATGAGTGGGGTGAATTATAAGGACATTGAGTCTGTTGATAAGAAACTTCAGTTTGTCCTGACCACCAATGCCAAACAACATCAAATTGAACTCAATAAAGATGAGCTTTTAGGAGCTCAATTGATGAATTTAATTGAGGCTATTGCTCATAAATATCAAAATAAAGTGGTCATTATTATTGATGAGTATGACAAAGCCATTCAGGACACTTTATCCAAGGAAAATGATTTAGCCTCTGAAGCATTAGATGTGTTACGTGGTTTCTATTCCGCTATCAAAGCTTCTGATCAGCATATTCGTTTCTGCTTCATGACGGGTATCACCAAATTCACGGGAGTAGGATTATTTAGTGGCGCGAACAATTTCAATGACATCACTTTAAGCACTAAGTTCAGTGCTATTTGTGGTTTCACGCAAAAGGAATTGGAATCTTGTTTTGGTAATTATTTTGATGCGATCGATATGGAAGAAGTCAAGGCGTGGTACAATGGCTACAACTACCTTGGCGATCGGGTTTACAATCCATTCGATATTCTTTTATTTCTTAATCGTGAAGGCGATTTTGATAACTATTGGTGGGATACAGGGCAACCTCATTTTTTGACCAAAATGTTTGAGCATGGGAAGTATGAGACCTATGATTTAGACCATTTGGAGTTATCTTCTCAGGAGCTGAAACAATTCACCCTCACTAATCTAAACTTAGCTTCATTGCTATGGCAAACCGGCTACTTAACCATCAAAGAGGTTATTCAGGAGCCATTTGGGGGGAAGAGTTTTGTCTTGTCTCCGCCTAACAGGGAAGTGCAGATTTCTCTTAATATGCTCTTTCTAATTAGTTTAACCTCCGTAGAGTCCAATCGGACATTGAAGCGAAACGAGGCGGTCAGGAGCTTATTTAAAAATGATTTAGATGGTTTTGAGGCGAGTGTAAAAGCCATGTTCTCTGCCATTCCTTACAATAATTATGTACAAAGCAACCTCCAAAAATATGAAGGGTTTTATGCGTCGGTAATGTTTAGCTTTTTGGCTGGCTTGGGTCTGAAATGCAAGACGGAGGAATCCACCTCACACGGTAGAATTGACATGGTCATGGAAAGTCCTACGCATATTTATGTGATAGAATTTAAGCTCAATGCTCCCAAACCTACTGAAGGCAAACAAGGTGAGGCCATTGTTCAAATCCATGAAAAGAAATACTATGCGCCTTACTTAAATGATGATCGGAAGATTGTATTGATCGGGATGCATTTTAATGAGGAGAAAAGGAATTTGGACCATTTTGAGGTGGATGAGTTGGGCGCTTAGCGGCGGCACGTATAATAAATCTTGAAGTCGATTACTTCATAAAAGATACTTAGCCTATACATCTATATTGAATGCAGGAAGGCATCATCATAAGACCCTGAAGAAGGATGTTTTATTTTTGAGGGAAAAATGCTATTAATTATATTTAGTACGATTAAAATCATACTTTGCCATAAAAAACTAATTAAACATCATAAATTCATATTATTTTTTTAAGTGCAAAATCAGTATTCGTCCCTCGGGCTGTCCGAATCCCTAAAAAATGTGCTTAGGAAGCGCTAATAGGGGAATTCCATAGGCTGTATCGGAAAGTAATACTTCCGATCGTCTAAGAATAATACTACCGAAGTCCTGCTATCTTGCTGATAGTGGGGCTTTTGTTTGTAGAAGAGGTAATGATGTTGTCAAGGTGTTTTTTTGAATCTGAAAATTGTCGATAAATGAATCGTTAATTTGATTATCTTTATTGATCATTTTTATTCAATCGCATACGCAACATCAATGCTATGAAAAACCTTTTCTTAATCCTCGGAGGGATGATGATGTCCCTTTCGGTGTTGGCGCAAAATCCGTTATGGATGCGCTATCCTTCAATTTCTCCTGATGGTGAACATATTGCCTTTTCTTATCAGGGGGACCTTTACGTGGTCGCTGCTGCTGGTGGTGAGGCGACGCCAATAACGAACCATGTGGCGCATGATTTTTCGCCTGTTTGGAGTCCTGACAGTAAGCAAATTGCCTTTGCTTCTGATCGGCATGGTAATTTTGACCTCTTTCTGACGACCGTGAATGGCGGACGAGCCAAACGTTTAACATTCAATTCCACCAGTGAAATTCCGACTTCTTTCACACCAGATGGGCAATCCGTATTGTTTACTGCTCAGGTCTTGGATGATGTCAAGAGTGCGCAGTTTCCTTATGGCCGACTTGATGAATTATATGCCGTAGGGATCGATGGGGGACGTCCAAAGCAAATTTTGACACTCACTGCCGAGCATGCTCAATACAGCGCTGACGGTACAAAAATTCTTTATCAGGACAAAAAGGGGTATGAAGACCCATGGCGAAAGCATCACACAAGTGCGGTCACCAGGGATCTTTGGATTTATGATGTGGCCTCAGGGAAACATCAACAGATTTCTGATTTCGAGGGGGAGGATCGTACACCAGTTTTCTTTGATCAGGATCAGCGTGTGGCCTACACCAGTGAGGTCGATGGAACCCTGAATGTTTGGACTATGGCAGTGGATGGCCGTGATAAAAAGCAGCTGACCAAACTGGAGAACCACCCTGTTCGATTTTTATCTGTATCTAAAAGCAATATTTTTTGTTTTGGATATGATGGAGAGATATATACTTTAAAAGAGGGAGGATCTCCTGAAAAAGTTGATATTAAAATCAATAATGATCAGAAGTTAAACAATGTTGTTTTTGAGAAAAAATCAGGTGGAGGGCAGGAGATTTCTGTCTCTCCTAATGGTAAAGAGGTCGCTTTTATTTTAAGAGGCGATGTTTTTGTAACTTCTGTTGATTACAATACCACAGTTCAAATTACGAATACGGCTGAACAGGAAAGATCAGTGTCTTTCTCTCCCGACGGACGATCGTTGGTTTATGCCGGTGAGCGAAGTGGCAGCTGGAATATTTATGTTGCCAAACTGGGGAAAGACGAGGAAAAGTATTTCATCAATGCAACGGATATTCAGGAGGAGGTTATCACTGATGCGCCAGTGGAGGAGTTTCAGCCGAAATGGTCGCCAAAGGGTGATGCAATAGCCTATTTGGAAGAAAGAACCACCTTAAAAGTGATCGATCTGAAAACCAAAACCGCAAAAACCATTTTGGCAGGTAGCTTTAATTATTCTTATTCTGATGGGGATCAGGCTTTCGACTGGTCGCCAGATGGCCAATATCTGGCGGTTCAATATTCGCCGAACCAGTGGACTTCTTCGGACATCGGACTTGTGAAAGCTTCCGGCGATGGGCAGGTGATCAACCTGACGGAAAGCGGTTACAGCAGTACGGCTCCTCGGTTTGTAATGGACGGAAAAGCCATTGTTTATGCCAATGACCGATATGGCTATCGCTCTCATGGGAGCTGGGGGGCAGAAGATGATGTTTTTGCCATTTTCTTGACCAAAGCGGCTTATGACGAATTCAAATTGCCGCAAGAGGAATTCGACCTGTTGAAGGAAGCACGAAAAGCGCAGGAAGATCAGGAGGCTGAAGAAGAGAAGTCTAAAAAGAAGAAGGCTAAAAAAGGCAAGAAAGCGAACGAAGAAGTCGCTCATTTGGCGATTGATTTTGAAGGACTGCAGGAGCGTGTGATGCGCCTTACGATTAATTCTTCCTTCCTTTCCGATTACCTTTTGTCGAAAGATGGTGGCCAACTGTATTATATGAGTCGTTTTGAAGGTGGTTATGATTTATGGAAAAAAGATATCCGCAAAAATGAAACAAAGCTTGTTCTGAAGTTAGGTGGGGGTGGTGGAAACCTGCAGTTTGATGAGGAGATGAAAAATATTTTCTTTGAAACAGGTGGCCATTTTGCCAAGATGGACATTGCTTCTGATAAGCGTAAAAATATCAATTATCAGGCGGAATATTACCTTGATAAACAGGCTGAGCGCAGTTATATGTTTGAACACGTTTGGCGACAGGTTAAAAAGAAATTTTACGACCCAGAGTTGCATGGCGTGGATTGGGCATTTTATAAATCTGCCTACATGAAATTTATTCCACACATCAACAATAATTATGATTATGCCGAGATGTTGAGTGAGCTGTTGGGCGAATTGAATGCCTCGCATACAGGTTGTAGATATTATTCGAAGGCCGAGAATGCAGATGCTACCGCAACGCTGGGCGCTTTTTTCGATCAGGAGTATGAAGGCAACGGACTGAAAATTGCCGAGATTATTGAAGGCTCTCCACTGACGCAGGTGACTGCGGATATCAAAGCGGGAATGATTATCGATGCAATTGATGGACAAAAGATTTTGGCTGGACAGGATTATTTCCAATACCTGAATCATAAGGCCGGGAAGCCTACGAGATTGGAAATTTCGGACCAGGGAAAAATGCAAATGGTGGTGGTGAAGCCAATTGGTAAAAGTGCAGAAAATAGCTTGCTTTATAAGCGTTGGGTGAAATTACGTGAGGAAGAAACCCGGGAGGCTTCCAATGGAAAGATCGGTTACGTACACGTTCAGGGGATGAACAGTGCAAGTTTTAGAAATGTATATGCCGAAACTTTGGGTAAGAATTATCATAAGGATGCCCTGATTGTAGATACACGATTCAATGGTGGTGGCTGGCTGCATGATGATTTAGCCACCTTTTTGAGTGGGGAAGTGTATTGTACTTTTGCGCCAAGAGGGCAGAAGTTTGGTACTGAACCGATCAATAAATGGTCGAAAGCCTCTGCCGTACTTTGCTCTGAAGGGAATTATTCAGATGCACATGCTTTTCCATATACCTATCAAACCCTGAAAATTGGGCCATTGGTTGGGATGCCTGTACCCGGGACGATGACTGCCGTTTGGTGGGAAACCCTGCAGGACCCCTCGTTGGTTTTTGGCATTCCTCAGGTAGGTGTGCAGGATCTGGAAGGTAATTACCTCGAGAATCAGCAGGTAGAGCCAGAGTTTAAAATTGCACAAGACAAAGATGTGGTGATTCATGGGACGGATCAACAATTACGTAAAGCGGTGGATGTTTTGTTAAAACAAACCCAAACTCTGACCGTCGAATAGTAGCTTTATAATGCTGCTCAGTGGAAAGCACTTGCAGGGGGAAATCTTTTTTCCTCACGCAAGTGCTTTTTTTATTCAATATTCTCCATAAAAAGCACATTGAAGTAGAATCTTCAAAATCGCACGGCGGTTATTCTGTTGAACATAATGTAATAGGGATAAGTGAAAAGTTTATCGAGTAATAATCTACCTCTTTCCATTGAATCACCCTTCAATAAGTTGAAAACTTTATCCGCTGTGTAGCGCTGTAATTGATTACGGCCAATACCCTGCTGAATACCCTGCTGATGCTTAGGGGAGTGACTTTGCTTCGTTTGATATATCTTTGTAAAGAATAACGTCACTTCAAGCATTTCAAATTTGAGCTCGATTCACCTGAAATCGAGGATTAATGATAATACCACCAAGCCCTTAATTCCTATTCTTACGATAAGAAGAGCATGGGAAATTGTTTGCCATAAGCATTCGACTCCTTATCTTCGCCTCATTATTTTAACCATTGTATTTATTCAAACAGTGCCCGGGCGAGGCATTTTTTGTTTTTCATAGCGCAAAAGACAAACATGCTACGGGTTTTGATGATTAGATATTCAATAGATGGTCGAAAATTCATAAGGAGTTCAAGAAATTTTAAAAAAATAGAAAGTATGTTGAAGGCAGATGGTTCGGTGGATTTGTCAATCCCACGCCGAAAATATTTTATGGAGCGTTCGGAGATGACGAATTGCCCGGAGTGTGGTGCGGAACTGAAGGGGCAGTCGAGTGCGGTGCTGATCAGTGTGGTGTCAGAATTGGATGAAGGTACTTTTGTAACCAATAATAACGACAGCCATTTTTGTACAGCATGTCCCGTGGTGGCCTATAATATGGATCCGTTGCTTGCGTCTGTTCGAACCAGTGTGGCTGGGGCAGAGAAGGAAACGACCCGTTTTATGCTTCATGGCGTGGTGAATTTTGACGAGTACCCCGAGGAAGATCTGGAGGAAGACGATGATTTACCGGTGGTAGAATTTTTACCCGACTTGAGCAGTCAGCCAAGAAGTGCCGAGGATAAAGTAGGTCGCAATGACCCATGTCCGTGTGGAAGTGGGAAGAAATATAAAAAGTGTTGTGGCTAAACGTGTGTCGAATAGTGGTTGGTGTTGTCTATCCGCTGACTGAATTATAGTAAAAAAGGTCTGCGCCAGTGATTGGAGCAGACCTTTTTTATTCCGTCAATTACGAGAAGGCTATTTTATCCACGTCCAGCGGTGCCAAAGCTGCTCGAAAGGCCCTTGACGATGATGTTTGAGCCACCAGTTACAAAATGTAATTTGCACGATCAGCATGGCTATACCGATCAATAGACTCAGGCTTGTTCCACAATATTTGGCCAGGTATAATCCATAACCAAAATAAACAACCCCTCCAAAAATACTTTGAGTAATGTAATTGGTCAGGCTCATTCGGCCATAGGCTGTCAGGGGTTTAGTGATGCGTTTGAAAGTGGTGTTTTCAGCCAAAAGCATAAAAATGGATACCCATATCAGCGTAAAGGAAAATTTGAACCACATATCGAAAACAATACCAAGGGTTCGTTTTATTGCCAGGAGCTCAGCTTGCTGAAAGTGGTTTTTCGCAAAATACAACGGAATACAGCAAATGGCTACCCCCATAAAAATGCGTTTCCACCGTGCTATATTTGACGGGCTGTGTTTGAAAAGTGAACTTTTTCCAAAGTATAGCCCCAGCATGAAAAGCCCGATGGTTTGTGTGAACCGTCCATTTTCGATGGCCCAAAGCATGCTGAATTTTTGCCCGTTGGTGATATTGGAACTGATGGTTGTCCAAAAAGAATCGGTGTGTAGCGCATCCATTACAGGTTGCCAATATTGTGCATAAAGCTTGGCGGGGAGGCTGAAATCGCTATCAAAGGCCGACCTTAAGTACAACAGCCATTCAACGGGCTGCATAAGAAATACAAGGGCAGTGAATAGGATAAATTTTGCACTTTTATTTCTGACAAAATACAAGGATATGCCCGTTACAGCGTACAGCATGAGTACCTCGCCTGGAAAAAACAAGGCATTAAAACAGGCAAATCCACTGAGGAGCAGCAAGCGCCATAAATACCTTGGGCCGAAATCCTTGCCAAGTTGTTGCTGCTTGTGGTTCATTAAGTAAAAAGTGAAACCGAACAACAGGGCGAAAATGGAGTAGGTTTTGCCCGCAAAGAGGAAAAACATGCCGTCCCATAAATGTTGATCCAACTGATTGAGCCAATTGGCTTGGCTTGCCTTGTCTGGGAAGAAATAAAAATTGAAATGCTCAATATTGTGTAAGAGCATAATTACCATGACCGCAAAACCACGAAGGATATCAATAATGGCGATGCGTTCTTTTTTTAAGGAGGGGAGGTTAGTCTCGGTAGGGGTACTACGCAAGGTTGATGTCATCTGTCTTTGATTTTTTTTCAAATATATCACAATATTAAGAAAACCACTGTGATATTCGACAGGTCATAAAAAAGCCTTTCCCCGAAAAACAGAGAAAGGCTGTAAATATTGTTATGAAACACCTGATGAAACAGCATTTTGAACTTACTGCCCTTTTTCCTCAAATGTCATATTGATATTGGTGAAGGCGTAATTCAATGACGCAAAAGTCAATGCGAGGTCTTGCTGTGCCAAAGGGGATGCCCACAGGTCAATATATTGATTCATTTCCTGGTCAGTAATATTTCGATACGAATACAAAGACATCATTATGACTTGTTCTTTGATTTTCTGTTCAAAATTAGCGGGGAACATCGCTTTTAAATTCGACGAAATTTCTGCCTCACTCAATCGATCTTCAGCGGGTAGTTGTGCGTTAACACCCGAAAGGATAGACGTCATCATATTTTTGAGTATCGAAGTCATGTTCTCGGAAAGCCTTGCCGTTTCATCTAATTTTATAAGCTGCTGAATTCTTTCTTGACTTGGCGGATCAGACTCGAAAGCCTGAAAGTAAGCGATCATGTCCTGCTGCTGGGCAGGATCATTCGCCTTCAATTCCTCTTCCATCACCTTCTGAATCAGAGGGGTCTCATGAAATTTGATGTAGCTCTTTAAGGTCTTTTTATCAGATTGCTGACCAAGGTATTTTTTGATATTCTCGAGCATCTTTTCTCCATTGAGCGTATTGGTCATAGT is a window from the Persicobacter psychrovividus genome containing:
- a CDS encoding S41 family peptidase, whose product is MKNLFLILGGMMMSLSVLAQNPLWMRYPSISPDGEHIAFSYQGDLYVVAAAGGEATPITNHVAHDFSPVWSPDSKQIAFASDRHGNFDLFLTTVNGGRAKRLTFNSTSEIPTSFTPDGQSVLFTAQVLDDVKSAQFPYGRLDELYAVGIDGGRPKQILTLTAEHAQYSADGTKILYQDKKGYEDPWRKHHTSAVTRDLWIYDVASGKHQQISDFEGEDRTPVFFDQDQRVAYTSEVDGTLNVWTMAVDGRDKKQLTKLENHPVRFLSVSKSNIFCFGYDGEIYTLKEGGSPEKVDIKINNDQKLNNVVFEKKSGGGQEISVSPNGKEVAFILRGDVFVTSVDYNTTVQITNTAEQERSVSFSPDGRSLVYAGERSGSWNIYVAKLGKDEEKYFINATDIQEEVITDAPVEEFQPKWSPKGDAIAYLEERTTLKVIDLKTKTAKTILAGSFNYSYSDGDQAFDWSPDGQYLAVQYSPNQWTSSDIGLVKASGDGQVINLTESGYSSTAPRFVMDGKAIVYANDRYGYRSHGSWGAEDDVFAIFLTKAAYDEFKLPQEEFDLLKEARKAQEDQEAEEEKSKKKKAKKGKKANEEVAHLAIDFEGLQERVMRLTINSSFLSDYLLSKDGGQLYYMSRFEGGYDLWKKDIRKNETKLVLKLGGGGGNLQFDEEMKNIFFETGGHFAKMDIASDKRKNINYQAEYYLDKQAERSYMFEHVWRQVKKKFYDPELHGVDWAFYKSAYMKFIPHINNNYDYAEMLSELLGELNASHTGCRYYSKAENADATATLGAFFDQEYEGNGLKIAEIIEGSPLTQVTADIKAGMIIDAIDGQKILAGQDYFQYLNHKAGKPTRLEISDQGKMQMVVVKPIGKSAENSLLYKRWVKLREEETREASNGKIGYVHVQGMNSASFRNVYAETLGKNYHKDALIVDTRFNGGGWLHDDLATFLSGEVYCTFAPRGQKFGTEPINKWSKASAVLCSEGNYSDAHAFPYTYQTLKIGPLVGMPVPGTMTAVWWETLQDPSLVFGIPQVGVQDLEGNYLENQQVEPEFKIAQDKDVVIHGTDQQLRKAVDVLLKQTQTLTVE
- a CDS encoding SEC-C metal-binding domain-containing protein; translation: MLKADGSVDLSIPRRKYFMERSEMTNCPECGAELKGQSSAVLISVVSELDEGTFVTNNNDSHFCTACPVVAYNMDPLLASVRTSVAGAEKETTRFMLHGVVNFDEYPEEDLEEDDDLPVVEFLPDLSSQPRSAEDKVGRNDPCPCGSGKKYKKCCG
- a CDS encoding DUF418 domain-containing protein, producing the protein MTSTLRSTPTETNLPSLKKERIAIIDILRGFAVMVIMLLHNIEHFNFYFFPDKASQANWLNQLDQHLWDGMFFLFAGKTYSIFALLFGFTFYLMNHKQQQLGKDFGPRYLWRLLLLSGFACFNALFFPGEVLMLYAVTGISLYFVRNKSAKFILFTALVFLMQPVEWLLYLRSAFDSDFSLPAKLYAQYWQPVMDALHTDSFWTTISSNITNGQKFSMLWAIENGRFTQTIGLFMLGLYFGKSSLFKHSPSNIARWKRIFMGVAICCIPLYFAKNHFQQAELLAIKRTLGIVFDMWFKFSFTLIWVSIFMLLAENTTFKRITKPLTAYGRMSLTNYITQSIFGGVVYFGYGLYLAKYCGTSLSLLIGIAMLIVQITFCNWWLKHHRQGPFEQLWHRWTWIK
- a CDS encoding ATP-binding protein translates to MNQRRALPIGIQTFEDLRISKDDYLYIDKTQYVYEMTKLSKGYYFLSRPRRFGKSMLCSTLESLFEGKKELFEGLYIYDQWNWEESYPVIRMDMSGVNYKDIESVDKKLQFVLTTNAKQHQIELNKDELLGAQLMNLIEAIAHKYQNKVVIIIDEYDKAIQDTLSKENDLASEALDVLRGFYSAIKASDQHIRFCFMTGITKFTGVGLFSGANNFNDITLSTKFSAICGFTQKELESCFGNYFDAIDMEEVKAWYNGYNYLGDRVYNPFDILLFLNREGDFDNYWWDTGQPHFLTKMFEHGKYETYDLDHLELSSQELKQFTLTNLNLASLLWQTGYLTIKEVIQEPFGGKSFVLSPPNREVQISLNMLFLISLTSVESNRTLKRNEAVRSLFKNDLDGFEASVKAMFSAIPYNNYVQSNLQKYEGFYASVMFSFLAGLGLKCKTEESTSHGRIDMVMESPTHIYVIEFKLNAPKPTEGKQGEAIVQIHEKKYYAPYLNDDRKIVLIGMHFNEEKRNLDHFEVDELGA